The Methanosarcina acetivorans C2A genome includes the window TGAATATATATTTTTGTCCTTCAATAATATCTTGCCACTTTTTAGTTTGAGCAGGCTGCTCATACATTTGATTAACGTTGATTTTCCGGTTCCATTTGGTCCTAATATACACAGAACATCTCCTCTCTCAATTGAGATGTTCACGTTTCGGAAAATGCTTTTCTTTCCATTGTAAGAAAATTCTGCATTCCTTATATCCATAATATTTTTCACGACCATCCCTCGTAGCCTTTTTGGAGTAGATACACAAAAAAAGGTGCTCCTATAATGGCTGTTAATATTCCCAGAGGAATTTCGATAGATGTGGCTGTTCTGCACACATCATCCACCAGCAGGAGAAAAGCAGCTCCCAGTGAAATACTTGCAGGCAAAAGCTTCCTGTGGTCCGGACCTACAATCATCCGGGCCGCGTGAGGTATTACAAGGCCCACCCAGCCAATGATTCCACTAATACTTACGGCAGCAGCTGTTAGGAGTGTGCAACAAAAAATTATCAACAGTCTCATTTTTTCCGTGTTTATACCAAGTGAACGTGCCTCATCGTCACTCATTGAAAGGACATTAATTCTCCATCCGATAAGCAGTAATGCTGTAAACCCAACTAAAACAGGTCCTGCTATCATCAATATACTGCTGCTTTCAACCGCAGAGAGACTGCCCATAAGCCAGTATACTATTTCAGGGAGTTTGCTGTCCGGATCTGCAAGATATTTGATGCATGAAATGAGAGCGGAAAAGAGTGCTGCAATAGCTATCCCCCCCAGCACCATCATTAAAACGGTATTGCCCTTAAATCTTTTACTCAGAAAGTAAGTGAGGAAAACCGCAAGGAGGCCGAATAAAAAAGCTGTAGTCTGAATCATCACCATGGAAAAACTGAATAAAATAGCTATTGCGGCCCCAAAACCCGCGCCTGAAGAAACTCCCAGGATATCCGGGGATACCAGCGGATTCTGGAAAGTCCCCTGAAAAGAAGCCCCTGAAATTGATAACGCTGCACCCACGATCATCGCAGCTATTATGCGAGGCAAACGTATGTCCCAGACTACTGTATAAATAGTGGGGTCCAAATTTGTTTCCATAGGCACAAAAACCGATACAATGGCCAGTATTACGTCCAGGGGAGACACTGGATATCGGCCAATCATAAAAGACCCGAAAAATAAAATGACCGGGAGTGCTATCAGCACAGTTGTTGAAGAGATATTTCGGATGGTTTCCCTGTTTATTCGCCTGTTCATTGTTCTTTCCACACCGGATCTATGTACATATCCATTATGTTTATTTGAACATAACAACTATTATATAATGAAATACAGAAAGGAGTTACCTACTTTATAGCATAAATAGATATCTATTTAATAAAATACTAATTGTATAAATGTTTTCTCAAAGAAACAATAACAGAAGATCTAATAACGGAAAAATCATTTTGTGAGTATAAAACTGAGATCCTGGTTAGCTAAAAAGGAGCATTTGTGAAATCGTGATTGGATATAGATATGTTGAACATGACATAACGTTTTGTTTAGAAATAGAAAGATTATAGTTTGGGGCTCCAAATAAAAAATCCTCTGTAAAATGAATATTTATTTATATGATAAATAGGAAATAGGTTACTGTATTCCTATATATAAAAATTGGCTACGATGGAATAAACCTATTCCTTATACA containing:
- a CDS encoding FecCD family ABC transporter permease, which codes for MNRRINRETIRNISSTTVLIALPVILFFGSFMIGRYPVSPLDVILAIVSVFVPMETNLDPTIYTVVWDIRLPRIIAAMIVGAALSISGASFQGTFQNPLVSPDILGVSSGAGFGAAIAILFSFSMVMIQTTAFLFGLLAVFLTYFLSKRFKGNTVLMMVLGGIAIAALFSALISCIKYLADPDSKLPEIVYWLMGSLSAVESSSILMIAGPVLVGFTALLLIGWRINVLSMSDDEARSLGINTEKMRLLIIFCCTLLTAAAVSISGIIGWVGLVIPHAARMIVGPDHRKLLPASISLGAAFLLLVDDVCRTATSIEIPLGILTAIIGAPFFVYLLQKGYEGWS